A region from the Arvicola amphibius chromosome 12, mArvAmp1.2, whole genome shotgun sequence genome encodes:
- the LOC119802523 gene encoding protein PHTF1-like: MSVEDALGTDSRCLQYMEEAGQTATENFPGSRSGVSVGSRSLNMSRRDSESTRHDSETEDMLWDDLLHGPECRSSVTSDSEGTHVNTLHSGTKRDPKEDVFQQNHLFWLQNSSPASERVSAIIWEGNECKKTDMSVLEISGIIMSRVNAYQQGVGYQMLGNAVTIGLAFFPFLYRLFREKSFDQLKSISAEEVLTLFCGAPPVTPVVILSIINFFERLCLTWMFFFMMCVAERTYKQRFLFAKLFSHITSARKARKYEIPHFRLKKVENIKIWLSLHSYLKRRGPQRSVDVVVSSVFLLTLSIAFICCAQVLQGHKTFLNDAYNWEFLIWETALLLFLLRLASLGSETNKKYSNVSILLTEQINLYLKMEKKPNKKEQLTLVNNVLKLSTKLLKELDTPFRLYGLTMNPLIYNITRVVILSAVSGVISDLLGFNIRLWKIKS; encoded by the exons ATGAGTGTTGAGGACGCTTTAGGGACTGACAGCCGCTGTCTTCAGTATATGGAGGAAGCTGGACAAACAGCCACAGA aaacttcccgggtTCTAGGTCCGGTGTGAGTGTTGGCTCTCGGAGCCTTAACATGTCAAGAAGAGACTCAGAAAGCACCCGCCATGACTCAGAGACCGAAGATATGTTATGGGATGACCTTCTCCATGGCCCAGAGTGCCGGTCATCTGTCACCAGTGACAGTGAGGGGACTCATGTAAATACCCTTCATTCAGGGACGAAACGTGACCCCAAAGAAGATGTTTTTCAGCAGAACCATTTATTCTGGCTTCAGAATTCAAGTCCTGCCTCTGAGCGAGTTAGTGCAATAATCTGGGAAGGAAATGAGTGCAAAAAGACGGACATGTCTGTGTTGGAGATAAGCGGCATCATCATGAGCAGGGTCAATGCTTACCAGCAAGGAGTCGGCTATCAGATGCTGGGGAACGCCGTCACCATTGGCTTAGCATTTTTCCCGTTTTTATATCGGCTTTTCAGAGAGAAGAGTTTTGACCAACTAAAGTCCATCTCAGCAGAGGAGGTCCTGACCCTCTTCTGTGGTGCACCACCGGTCACACCTGTTGTTATTTTgtctataattaatttttttgaaagacTGTGTCTTACTTGGATGTTTTTTTTCATGATGTGTGTGGCAGAGAGAACATATAAGCAGAGATTTTTATTTGCAAAACTCTTCAGCCATATTACTTCTGCCAGGAAAGCCAGAAAATATGAAATACCTCACTTCAGACTTAAAAAGGTGGAGAACATTAAAATATGGTTATCACTGCATTCCTATCTAAAGAGGCGGGGGCCCCAGCGCTCAGTGGATGTGGTGGTGTCGTCCGTCTTCTTGCTGACGCTTTCAATTGCTTTCATTTGTTGTGCACAGGTTCTTCAGGGCCACAAGACCTTCCTGAACGACGCCTACAACTGGGAGTTCTTGATCTGGGAGACAGCGCTGCTGCTTTTCTTGCTCCGCCTGGCCTCGCTGGGGTCGGAGACCAACAAGAAATACAGTAACGTCTCCATCCTGCTCACGGAACAGATTAATTTATatcttaaaatggaaaaaaagccaAATAAGAAAGAACAGCTCACTCTAGTAAACAATGTATTGAAGCTGTCCACCAAGTTGTTAAAGGAGCTGGACACACCATTTAGACTCTATGGACTGACCATGAACCCCTTAATCTACAACATTACCAGAGTAGTCATCCTTTCTGCTGTCTCAGGAGTCATAAGCGATCTTCTAGGATTCAACATAAGACTGTGGAAAATTAAGTCCTAA